A region of the Desulfobacter postgatei 2ac9 genome:
CCCTGAAGACAATATGGCTGGCGCAGGCTATCCAGGTTGCCGTGAAAGTCGGTAATGAAGAGGTGATCAAGCGTCTCTTAAGCCTGCTGGAAGGTATTTTTATCCATCCGCCGTCTGCTGGGCTATTAGCTGAATTGACCCGGCAAGGCCGCATTGTCAGCGGAAGCGTTGGCATTCACTGTAATCAGGTAATGGGCTGGACCTGGCTTCCCGTTGGAATGGGCCCGCGAATTGAACCCATAGGGGGTGGGGCGTCGTCTCCAACAATATTACATACGTCCATGCAAATTTGCGGAACCCACGCGTTGCGAAGCTTTGCATTGGCTCTGCCGGAGTCGAAAGACGCCTATTCCCTGCGGGTATTCAGTCCGGATCATAAGGACATTCCGGGAAGCCCGCTGACCTGTGAGCCGGTATCAAGTATCAGTGTAAGAAAAACAAACCGGACAGGGCGGCCGGTCGTGCTTATGCCGGTATATGACGATAAAAGGGCCACCTGGATTAGCCTTGCCAGCCTTTTGGCGAGTCAAAGGGTTTGCACCACCCCCTTTGATATCGTGGTCGTCTGGGATCATGGCCCGGACCGGCATTTGTTCCAATATCTTGAAAGGTTGGCCCGGTTTCAAAAGATAAAACTTGAGGTAACGCCACGAAATTTAGGATTTTTAGGCGCGGTGAATCATGGCTTGCGGCAGTATCCGAACCGGGATATTGTCCTGCTCAATGCAGATACCATTGTCAATGGAGACTGGTTCGACCGTCTTCACCGGATTTCCAGGGCATGCCCCAAGGTCGGTACGATTACGCCCATGGGCTCTTTTGCCGAACTGGTATCTTTTCCCTCGCCAAGAGACCCGGCGGATGTGACCTCGCGAAAGACAACAGCTAAAATTGATCAAGCCTTTAAGGACGCTGCGGGTAGACGTCCCTGGCTGGAGATTCCGGTGGGGGTGGGGTTTTGCATGTATGTGACCCGGGAATTGCTGAACCGGATCGGCGGCCTTGACGGCTATTGGTTGTTCAGCGGGTACGGAGAAGAGGTGGATCTCTGCCTGCGGGCGAAAAAAGCGGGCTTTTGCAACCTTGTCGCCCTGAACGTTTTCGTGGCCCATTTCGGTAACCGCTCCTTTGGTCTCCGGAAAAAGGCCCTGGTCGCACAGAACAATAAAGCGTTGTTTTCCCGTTATCCCGAATACGACAAACAGTACCGGCAGTTTCTTCAGGACGATCCTCTGCGCCCCCATCGCGAAGCGGTGAGCCTGAAACTTTACAGGCCCCTGGACGGTCCCCTGCATATCCTCTATGCCTGGGATAAGGACAGCCCCAATATTGATTTGCTGCGGGAGGCGGGCAAACTGCAGAATCAAGCATGGGGGGCCTTGCTGATCCAAGACTTGGGTACTAAGACCTATGTTACACTCCAGGTACGCCGGGAGATCAAGCTGGCTGATACCCGGTTTATTCTTCCCCTTCAGTGGCCCAACTTGAAAACCGCAATGGAACGCCTTTCCCCCACCTGCCTTATGTTGCACAGCCTTGCCGCCCCGGTTCTCAAGCTCGCACAGCAGCTCGGTTATCCCATGGAATTATGCCTGGGGCAATTAACACCGCAGCTTCTGAGGCTGTGGCGAAACGGGAGCCCTTGTCCGGAAGACGCATTTAACATGATCCGCCGGGTCCATTGTCTGGACAAGGATGTGGCCGGCTGGATCAGCGCTGCCGGCATCAATGCCGAGGTGGTCTTACGGGAAAATCATATCCCGGTGTCTGAATATTTTTGTGCAGAAATACCGGCATTTCCCGCATGGCTGGTGCCGGCTCCCCGTCACCTGGAAGAGTTTCGGCGACTATGCAGTCAAGCCAGTCAGCAGAGCCGCTACGGTACGCTTTTTTATGTCCTGGGAGTTAATGATTTGTGGGGCAATACACCCAGGCCGGCCAATATCCGCCCCTGCCCACCTGTTGACAGGGAGAAAAGCACCCCTGCCAGGGCAATGCTGATCATTGGAAATGATCCGGAACAGATTCGTATGTGGTCAGCCTGGGCTGCTGACCGGAAAATTCCCTGCTACTTGAGCGTCGCATGACTCCTGAAAAATTTAAGACAACAGATCAAAGCGTTATTAAAGGCCGGATAGACGGAGTCGTCGGGCAGGGAATTTCGGGATGGGCCCTTCGCCCTTCGGATCTCGAGCAACGCCTGTGGATTGAGCTGATGGTGGACGGTGTCAGCCTGGGTGTCGGCCGGGCAGAGCACTTTCATCCGGATGCCGGACCTTATGGCGACGGCTGCTACGGATTCTGGATTCCCATTCCCCCGGTGGTCCTGACAATGGCACAGGCGGTGGAGGTTTTCGTGGCCAACACCGGCGAAACCTTTGACCGGCCTTGGGAATTGGAGAAAACGGCTTCGGGAACCAGTGAATTGAGCCAGGTTATGA
Encoded here:
- a CDS encoding glycosyltransferase family 2 protein, which translates into the protein MNPDLNHIAYLPIRPGTSAEILAQQTIGAMVQDRLDEAVSSASIMHHNYPNLPESYVLYAKALSKAGRFSQSMAVWEEAVNYLPLKTIWLAQAIQVAVKVGNEEVIKRLLSLLEGIFIHPPSAGLLAELTRQGRIVSGSVGIHCNQVMGWTWLPVGMGPRIEPIGGGASSPTILHTSMQICGTHALRSFALALPESKDAYSLRVFSPDHKDIPGSPLTCEPVSSISVRKTNRTGRPVVLMPVYDDKRATWISLASLLASQRVCTTPFDIVVVWDHGPDRHLFQYLERLARFQKIKLEVTPRNLGFLGAVNHGLRQYPNRDIVLLNADTIVNGDWFDRLHRISRACPKVGTITPMGSFAELVSFPSPRDPADVTSRKTTAKIDQAFKDAAGRRPWLEIPVGVGFCMYVTRELLNRIGGLDGYWLFSGYGEEVDLCLRAKKAGFCNLVALNVFVAHFGNRSFGLRKKALVAQNNKALFSRYPEYDKQYRQFLQDDPLRPHREAVSLKLYRPLDGPLHILYAWDKDSPNIDLLREAGKLQNQAWGALLIQDLGTKTYVTLQVRREIKLADTRFILPLQWPNLKTAMERLSPTCLMLHSLAAPVLKLAQQLGYPMELCLGQLTPQLLRLWRNGSPCPEDAFNMIRRVHCLDKDVAGWISAAGINAEVVLRENHIPVSEYFCAEIPAFPAWLVPAPRHLEEFRRLCSQASQQSRYGTLFYVLGVNDLWGNTPRPANIRPCPPVDREKSTPARAMLIIGNDPEQIRMWSAWAADRKIPCYLSVA